The Mus musculus strain C57BL/6J chromosome 16, GRCm38.p6 C57BL/6J DNA window ACCAGCAGCAGAGTACCTTTTGTTGGGTGGGCTTTGTTTGACAGTCCTGGGTACTGAAGCCAGGATATTGCATATGCTGGCAAAGTGTTATACCATCAGCCCAGGACTTAAATCTGGCCTTTAAATACTGAATCCTGCTTTATCCCAGGTGACCAAATGCTTTTGTAGaaaataggctggcctcaaactcacatacatctgcctatctctgcattccacagtgtgtgagtgtgccaccacaccctgtctAACTATTCTGAAAAGCTCTAGGTTAACTCTGATGTCCTTCATGCCAATGCACTAATTCTAGTTTGAGTGGGCCGCCTTGGTTTTTTTGTCTCTGGGTGTGTTGGAAGCCTTCTTTCCAGATTTCCTGGGAGTAGAGAAGGAACTGGCCTCTGGCTTTCTGAATTCCTGAACATCCTTTTTTTGCTTCTTCCCTGAGGTCCCAGGGGCGGAGGCTTCTGGAGTCTCTGTAGCCAGCAAGGCCTTCCTTTTCTTACCCTTAGGTGTACTTGGATCAGATTTCGATTTTGGAGTTTTCCCTGTGATATTTTCTtgcatcttaaaaaagaaagagaggaaattaAGTCTAGAACAATAAAGAACAATATCTAACAATCAAACCTAAGGAGCCACTACTGTGCTTGCAACCCTGCGTGTATTCAGTGTGGTAGAATGAGGGGCTCTTTCCAGCACcagacatattttctttctttttgagacagggtcttacctgGTTGGAACTCATCATGTATTCCAGGTTGGGTTCAAAGTGATAATGCTCGTGCCTCAGCCTGAGGTTCCAGGCACATGTGTAGCCTTTAGAGTATACTCCTACTTCAATATTAGAAACATTATACCAGTAGGTTGTATTGTGCTAGCAGCAGCCACACTCTGTGAGAAGTCACATGGACTGATAGATACTTTGTATGTCCTGTTAATGACATCTACATGAGATACACTTGGAGAAGATGCCCCATTGTCAAGTAGCGCAGGCTTTCAGATTACTCAAGATGCTCAAGTAAGTAAACCAGTAACTGCCTTTCTGGTTCCTAGAATTAACTCTCAACTTCATTACTTAGCACTTTTTACTTTACTTTTCCCCctccgagacagtgtttctctctgtgtagccctggctgtcctggaagtcactctgtaggccaggctcaAATGCAGAGATCCTCCCACCTCTGGACCACAAGTGCTGGACCCCACCCGCATCACCTAGCAGTTTTTGCCTGAAACCCAGCAGCTGCTATAAATATAACCACTATTAAtacctttacattttctttatctggagTCTCTCCTATTGGTACCAGTTGTGGAATTGCTTCTTCACATTCCTCTGTAACTTTCTGCTTTTTGTGCGCCTTGTTGGTCTTTTTCTTCTGGGCTCCTGGGCTCTTCGCTGGAGCACTGCTAGCTAACCCACTCTGAGTTAAAAGAGATGTAGCCTTCTTGGACTTCTTCCTTAACATTTTGCTTTCCTTCTTCAACTTTGCATTTTCACGCTTTCTTTTCTTTAGTTCCTACCAGAACACAAGATAAAATTTTAGTAGGAATCATTCACAgaaaacagatggcacaggtttaGAAGCTGAAGCCGAGGATTCACAAGTTCCCTGAAACATCTTTGACCCACGCAAACAGTTATACCTCAGTCTGTTTGGAGGGTCAGAGGTGTTTCAATCTGTAGCTCAGAAAGGCTTGCCTTGAAGATAACCCTCTCCACCTGCCTGTCATGCGCTACAATTACATGCTCAACACGTAGCTTTCTATTTTGACTTGGACAGGGACGGACGgacggagacacacacacagacagacacacacacacacacacacacacacacacagtgtagctGAAAGCTGAAAACAGTACCCGTCAGCATGTTAactacctgggaggctgaggcaggaggatgacaacCTCAAAGGCCAGTTTGAGCTATAGTTATTGAAGTTTAAAACTTAGACTCTGTTTCAAACTAAAAGAGAGACGTGTTATACCACATCTGCTGTGTCCAAGGTCCCATACTCAATACCTACCATGAAAATGAATGTATGCATGCAACCAAGAGAGGTGGAAGGTAAGGCAGagagcaggccagcctggtctacagagtgagttccaggacagccagggctacacagaaaaaccctgtctttaaaaaaaaaaaaaaaaaaaaagtctacggAATCCTTTCCTATTAGGAGCTACACTCCAGAATAAATATAAGCAGGAAGCAGAGCCCATGGCCACTAAGCTCAATTTTGGTTTCAATCATTACTTAGCAGAATGCCTTTCACTCTCTTCCCAGCAGTAGAATACTAAGACAATATGCAActcctagaaataaagaaaaaaagacatgaaacaaaacacagagaTGAAAAATTCAGTAGAGACAATTAGCATGGCcaaagagaattcaaaacaacccCACTCTAATCAGTTATATGTCTCCTCTTCATCACCCTTCATTCTGTTTTGGAAATATCACCTGTAGTATTAAgcctgtaagtgtgtgtgtgtatcaaaagttgggggttggggagaggacTCAGTAGGCCAAGTATGCAAACATGTCAGACACATAGAAAGACACAATGTTTGGCATCTGAATCTTAATTACAGGCCAGAATCTTGGGAGCTCTTGGCCAGCTGGTCCAGCCAATCAGTGGCATCCATTgaaagatcttgtttcaaaaacgACAATGGATAGCAACAGCGGAAGACATTCAATGTTGTCTAGCACACAAAATGAAGATGAGTcttgttagggctggagagaaagctcagtggttaagccaTCTGTTttttcagagaacccaggttcaattcccagtaccaagacagcagctcacaactccaactccagaagatctgacactcacaaacacatatgcagtcaaaacaccaaggCACATAAAATAAGCCTGAACACCCCGCTTAAGATTGAATCTATaccttaatttattaatttatttgaaacagggtcttatagCTTAAGTTAGTTCTGAACTTGCTGTGATCTCTCTTGGCTACACATTATTAAGCCCCACCCAATATTATAACTTTTATACTAACTTGCTTCCTCAAACTACGGAGGGAAACAGCGTTTTCATCCTGAGATGTGACAAATGAAGAAAAGATGGGCAGGGAAACCGACTTCTCAGTTTTCAGGAACAACAGTTTCACACTCTGCCATttctgaaacaaagaaagaatgtcatTTATACACACTCtgcttttttaaaatggaaaacatgCACTTGCCATACTGTACCTCTGGCAATTTTTCTGAAAGCATTTCTGAGACAGCTAGGATGTTGTCAACGATGTGCTCAGTCTCCATTCCAGTGTGACCAATACGGATCGTACTAGAATTTAATAAAGCAATATAGTTTTTAatctttaacttttttattttaaaactccaCTCCCTGAGGTAAAACACCACCATGCTGAAAGAAACACCCACCCACAGGTTGGACcacaagatggctctgtgggtaaaggcacttcccacacaagcctgacagcctgagctaAAGCCATCAAGTTCAATCCCAGTGACTTGAGTGTAAAAGAACTGACCCTGGAAAATGCCTTCTGACACCTACACTCAAATACACAATAGtaataagacaaaacaggaaaacccacATTGACCCCAAAACTGTTCTGGGAAGAAATCACTCCCAAAAGCCATCGACACCTCCTAGTTTGCATGTCCTATCCAGCTGAGTCCTTCTGAAGTAAGAAGTTCTCGTCTCTCATGGATAACTTATTTTTAGCAGAGACCAAAGCATCTCTGCAGTTACGGACAGGGCCCAGGAAATGAATGGGAAGCCCAGTAGGGCTCCTATAGCACTGGAGCTACTCCCTCACCAGAGGCTCACTGCGGAGGCATCTTAGGGAATAGCAattcccagtttttttttctttagtcagACATTGGCTGGCTGGCTACtctgtatgtgcaggtgtgtaaAGCTGTTTGCCCAggtgaagaaaagaagaggaagagacaagACAGGAAGCCATTGTGCTCGGCAAAGCAAACGGAAACAATAACTCACCATGCAGTACAGGCTACCCTCAAACCAGAGGACCTCTTAGCCCAGGCTCCCCTGTGGTCGGATAATGTGAGCCATTATATTTGGTATCTCTAACCTTCTCTGACACCAGCCTATAACTCAAGGGTAGGAGGCAATGACAGGCCCAATGACAACTCCTTAGTTATTTAACTGAAGCAATCAAGGGACTTCCATCTTGCAGACAGCATGCAATGGGAATCTATCTCTATTGCTTGATATGCTAAGCCTGGACCCACACACTGACCCTATCTTTGACCACTTAAGGTTGGAAAGCAATTATTATCCTGTttttaaagctgggtgtggtggcagacAAGCCTTCAACACCAACATTCAGGGTAGAAgtcagaggatctctgagttccaggccatccagaatTACAGTGAGACCCTATGTCAAAACAAGAActgcgctggagagatggctcagtggttaagagcactgactgttcttccaaaggtcctgagttcaattcccagtaaccacatggtagctcacaaccatctgtaatgggatccaatgcccacttctggttcatctaaagacagttacagtgtactcatataaataaaataaatcttaaacaaacaaacaaacaaaacccccaagaactgttattttaataatttattttgagacagggtctcaatatagTCTTAGCTGGgctggaactctttatgtagacTAAAAGTTTGCTTCAGACTTAGATATATcagtctctgccttctcagtgctaggattagagggatgtgctgccatgcctggtttacatgtatgtgtgtctgtgcatgtgaacATGTGCCTGCCCTTTT harbors:
- the Rsl1d1 gene encoding ribosomal L1 domain-containing protein 1 — its product is MKGSASESPSASVAEATTTDVQVTPTALLQLDREQIRKAVEVISNRSKSKKNNNELLLSGSENLFLMVILWKIPEKELRVKVPLPHSILSESSDVCLFTKDEFDSPEQTEGFYKKLLKKHGVNTISQIIPFKTLKTEYKAYEAKLRLLGSFEVFITDARIRRHLPSHIGRHFYQRKKVPVSVNLLAKNLSKEINRCITGTVLNISKRGSCSTIRIGHTGMETEHIVDNILAVSEMLSEKLPEKWQSVKLLFLKTEKSVSLPIFSSFVTSQDENAVSLRSLRKQELKKRKRENAKLKKESKMLRKKSKKATSLLTQSGLASSAPAKSPGAQKKKTNKAHKKQKVTEECEEAIPQLVPIGETPDKENVKMQENITGKTPKSKSDPSTPKGKKRKALLATETPEASAPGTSGKKQKKDVQEFRKPEASSFSTPRKSGKKASNTPRDKKTKAAHSN